The following is a genomic window from Fusarium verticillioides 7600 chromosome 5, whole genome shotgun sequence.
TGTATAGGCGTATCTTGGAGGCTAGGGAAAGTATGCtggctgttgaagatgctttgACATAGGATAGATAACTATACAAATAACTACTACAGACGTAAAATAATATCTGTCATCACGTATGCTATGAAACTCTCTCCGCTGCTTCCGCTATGCTAGATGCAAATCTCCATATCCTACAACTTCGACGTAACCCCCTTGGAAACAGACTTATAAGTCTGCTCAAACCTTTCTCTCGTATCCTTGATACAATCATGCTCATAAATCATCTTCTGCACCTCCGGACTAACCCACTTATCCGGCACAGGCGCAGACCCCGTCTTTGCAGCCGCAAACTGACGATCTCGTTCCTCCCTAGCTTTCCCAGCACCCATGTGCAATACCTTGGCGGATTGAACCGCCAAATCTACCAAAGTCGATGTACGAGGCTTTCGCAGAAGTTCATATACTTTTAGTGTCTTTTCGATAGCTTCTCGGTCTGAGCCGTTGCCTGGCATTAGACTTAATGCTTCGGCGAGCGTAGCTGCGTCTTCGATTGCCATTGCAGCGCCTTGGGAGAGGTGGGGTAGTGTTGGATGGCATGCATCGCCTAGCATGGTAACGGCACCGCATGTCCATGTGGCGAGGGGCTCATGACACCGCAATTTCCACTCGACCACTTCGTCACCCGgcacaagatcaagaagttgttgaacGATGGGGTTGAAGTCTTCGAAGACCTGCTTCATTGCCTTTTTGCTTCCCTTGTTGGTCCACGTAGCGTTGGTAGCGCCGGCGAAGTTGACATCAGGTTGAACTGAAgcaatgttgaagatggagtggTTGTGGATTGGATAGGCAATGATATGTCGCTTCTCGCCTATCCATCGCCGAacagtgttgctgttgagcatgTACATCAGGTAGGGATGTGGTTCCAGCAATTCCCGAGGCAGAAGAATTCTGTAAGCCGCTGTCCCAGTCTCAAGGATTTCTGCTGCCAAGTTGAGATGAGCGAGTATCGACTCTCTAACTTTGGACTTAATCCCATCAGCCCCAATGAGCACATCCGTCTCAATAATCTGCGGCttcccatcctcatccttaaCAATAAACTTGACCTTCCCCGGtccaaagtcctcaacaTACTG
Proteins encoded in this region:
- a CDS encoding salicylate hydroxylase, producing the protein MTNKTDLRVSIIGAGMGGLAAALAFAKKGFTNIHVYEDAPALGFVGAGIQMAPNMIRLLDQLGVWTRSSIKDEATQVEEVVIHDGASNKLLVGVSMADIGDKYEYPHYAGHRASLAEGIYDAAKAEPAVKFHFKKTLQYVEDFGPGKVKFIVKDEDGKPQIIETDVLIGADGIKSKVRESILAHLNLAAEILETGTAAYRILLPRELLEPHPYLMYMLNSNTVRRWIGEKRHIIAYPIHNHSIFNIASVQPDVNFAGATNATWTNKGSKKAMKQVFEDFNPIVQQLLDLVPGDEVVEWKLRCHEPLATWTCGAVTMLGDACHPTLPHLSQGAAMAIEDAATLAEALSLMPGNGSDREAIEKTLKVYELLRKPRTSTLVDLAVQSAKVLHMGAGKAREERDRQFAAAKTGSAPVPDKWVSPEVQKMIYEHDCIKDTRERFEQTYKSVSKGVTSKL